A window of the Vespula vulgaris chromosome 6, iyVesVulg1.1, whole genome shotgun sequence genome harbors these coding sequences:
- the LOC127064379 gene encoding beta-1,3-galactosyltransferase brn produces the protein MYYLLRPCYRVSFKLISKFNFKYIILSISFIMLLNYFGAFTHMFEVTYDKHFVYPYNGDIHDFVNALRYNQKPAVDPINVYNYSFLYNNEEKCVETEHSKFRVVYIIKSAVQNFDRRIAIRNSWGFEKRFFDVPSRTVFLLGIHQDNEELQAKIKLEAMKYKDIVQANFIDTYYNNTIKTMMGFKWAVKYCSNSKFYMFVDDDMYVSVKNVLRFIRNPTNYPDYLKEPKKISQKREIRYPYVSKINFSHISNLLNEENEMNYLNTEYISDTNIYIREELSSNAELIQLPEVSSSTQENINNQNYSIENQVTTILNNSKDAQDVLTKVNNNVKEKRIFENISSLYIYDEIESPIRKKRQVFDFELPEDVRLFAGFVFVSSPHRHKSSKWYVSLEEYPYHLWPPYVTAGAYIISREALLDMYYTSFYTKHFKFDDIFLGLVAKKADIEPFHCEEFHFYKKDYTKFNYKYVITSHGYGDPNELLQIWNEQKALGNA, from the coding sequence atgtattatttattacgtccTTGTTATCGCGTGAGTTTTAAGCTCATATCAAAGTTCAACTTTAAATACATTATTCTTTCTATTAGTTTTATTATGCTCTTAAATTATTTTGGAGCATTTACTCATATGTTTGAAGTTACCTATGATAAACATTTTGTTTATCCTTATAATGGCGACATACATGACTTTGTAAATGCGTTAAGATATAATCAAAAACCTGCTGTTGATCcaattaatgtatataattattcttttctatataataatgaagaaaaatgtgtAGAAACCGAGCATAGTAAGTTTCgtgtagtatatataattaaatcagCTGTACAGAATTTTGATAGAAGGATAGCAATACGAAATTCATGGGGATTTGAAAAAAGGTTTTTCGATGTTCCATCGAGAACAGTTTTCCTATTAGGTATTCATCAAGACAATGAAGAACTACAAGCTAAAATAAAACTGGAAGCAATGAAATACAAAGACATTGTACAAGCAaattttatagatacatattataataatactataaaaaCAATGATGGGTTTTAAATGGGCAGTAAAATATTGCTCTAATTCCAAATTTTATATGTTTGTTGACGACGATATGTATGTTTCAGTCAAAAATGTTTTAAGATTTATAAGGAATCCCACTAATTATCcagattatttaaaagaaccaaaaaagatttctcaaaaaagagaaataagatatCCATatgtatcaaaaataaatttctcacatatatcaaatttgttaaacgaagaaaatgaaatgaattatttgaatacagaatatatatccgatacaaatatctatattaGAGAAGAGTTGTCTTCCAATGCAGAATTAATACAATTACCTGAAGTTTCCTCTTCTACTcaggaaaatattaataatcaaaacTATAGTATAGAAAACCAGGTAActacaattttaaataatagcaAAGATGCTCAAGATGTACttacaaaagtaaataacaatgtgaaggagaaaagaatttttgaaaatatatcatcattatatatttatgatgaAATAGAATCACCAATTCGTAAGAAAAGACAAGTATTTGATTTTGAACTTCCAGAAGATGTTAGATTATTTGCAGGTTTtgtatttgtttcttctccgCATCGTCATAAATCATCGAAGTGGTATGTTTCATTGGAAGAATATCCTTATCATTTATGGCCACCATATGTTACTGCTGGTGCATATATAATTTCACGAGAAGCTCTCTTggatatgtattatacaagTTTTTATACAAAACACTTTAAATTCGATGACATTTTTTTGGGTCTAGTAGCTAAAAAAGCTGATATAGAACCATTCCATTGtgaagaatttcatttttataaaaaagattatacaaAATTCAATTACAAATATGTAATCACTTCTCATGGATATGGAGATCCTAATGAATTATTGCAAATTTGGAACGAACAAAAAGCTCTTGGAAATGCATAA
- the LOC127064381 gene encoding microtubule nucleation factor SSNA1-like: MSQHGAALQTYNQELVKCLEEMKLRRAELQTQIESQEEEKNNLQREIEKMSHKLTRLNDSLAKRVAVRNEYDRTIADTETAYMKILESSQLLLNMIKREATNLDQSLVKASMDKQQFRQ; encoded by the exons ATGTCCCAGCACGGTGCTGCACTGCAAACATATAATCAAGAATTAGTAAAAT GTTTGGAAGAAATGAAGTTGAGGCGAGCGGAACTGCAAACACAAATTGAATcgcaagaagaagagaaaaataatctacagagggaaatagagaaaatgtcGCATAAACTTACACGATTAAATGATAGCCTTGCTAAAAGAGTAGCTGTTAGAAATGAATATGACAGAACTATTGCAGATACTGAAACAGCATATATGAAA attttagAAAGTTCTCAATTGTTActtaatatgataaaaagagaagctACAAATTTAGATCAATCTTTAGTGAAGGCCAGTATGGATAAGCAACAATTTAGAcaatga
- the LOC127064912 gene encoding uncharacterized protein LOC127064912 → MTHTSRYLGYHGSMNRDYLTDGEESQRAPSDRTMSEYIVANDHTTMVKPVIPTRKNRKEKYDQGEERRSQSVQNGHGSIFSGPSRHPFNKSASHGSICDNGSDIYVTSAAYRTTSEISRGSHHSLAPSSRMDHRAPSHYSYGSGRSGISTVKTQTSRKDGIIIETMSTPNPFCPNTKGICCLMLLLNLGLILVTLGFVIVIQFFQPLVVWILGIVFLVFGFLTLIGSLVYCVHVFKNAKHPHDINPEDLYWTRYWQKQVGSAPEVFYKAEDKYQEDGYSDRYSKYSGKYYDRQRY, encoded by the exons ATGACTCATACATCAAGATATTTAGGTTACCATGGCAGTATGAATCGTGATTATTTGACAGATGGAGAAGAAAGTCAGCGTGCTCCTTCGGATCGCACTATGTCGGAATACATTGTGGCCAATGATCATACTACAATg gTAAAACCAGTTATACcaacaagaaaaaatcgtaaagAGAAGTATGATCAAGGTGAGGAGAGAAGATCGCAAAGTGTACAAAATGGTCATGGATCTATATTTTCTGGTCCATCTCGACATCCGTTTAATAAAAGTGCATCACATGGTAGTATCTGTGACAATGGTTCGGACATATATGTTACAAGTGCTGCTTATAGAACAACTTCAGAAATAAG CCGTGGATCCCACCATAGCCTTGCACCAAGTTCTAGAATGGATCATCGAGCTCCTAGTCACTATAGTTATGGTTCCGGAAGATCAGGAATATCAACAGTTAAGACACAAACTTCAAGAAAAGATGGTATTATTATAGAAACCATGTCAACACCTAATCCTTTTTGTCCAAATACAAAAGGAATCTGTTGTCTGATGTTACTTTTGAATCTTGGTTTAATCCTTGTAACTTTGGGTTTTGTTATAGTGATACAATTCTTTCAACCATTGGTTGTATG GATTTTAGGTAtagtttttcttgtttttggATTCTTAACATTGATAGGAAGCCTTGTATATTGTGTACATGTATTCAAAAATGCTAAACACCCACATGATATAAATCCAGAAGATCTCTATTGGACACGTTATTGGCAAAAACAAGTTGGATCAGCACCTGAAGTCTTTTATAAGGCTGAAGACAAATATCAAGAAGATGGATATAGTGACCGCTACAGTAAATATTCAGGCAAATACTATGATAGACagagatattga
- the LOC127064915 gene encoding transmembrane protein 223: protein MLLFIKSNSITKLLVNSLKSSHILSQKRTVYKPSLLLRKIFEKSRINNVKRQLWTSRLIIRHNQTLSWDIKTNLANNVILYKYESGKYMFVHIFGLCNIVAWLYLFCYWYKDLYRNLRTISFKQFLEDNYPILSVFLLTTFSGPLFYGLAWFFTSRMVKCIILHKGGKYISFITNHLLKSRNTITVPIEKVYAIQSRTDKRGVYTSIKIEPYKMYFLIDKRGRYINGDLFDRVVVYQK from the exons atgttattatttatcaaaagtaATTCAATTACTAAATTATTggtaaattcattaaaatcatCTCATATACTTTCACAAAAACGCACTGTGTACAAACCTAGTTTATTACTACGTAAAATATTTGAGAAATCAAG aataaataatgtaaaaagacAATTATGGACATCACGTTTAATAATACGACATAACCAAACACTATCATGGGATATAAAGACTAATCTAGcaaataatgttattttgtataaatacgAAAGTGGCAAATACATGTTTGTTCACATATTTGGCCTATGTAACATCGTTGCTtggttatatttattttgctaTTGGtataaagatttatatcgTAATTTAAGGACCATAtcatttaaacaatttttagaGGATAATTATCCTATTCTTTCAGTCTTTCTTTTAACAACATTTTCAG GACCACTTTTCTATGGATTAGCTTGGTTTTTTACTTCACGTATGGTTAAGtgtataattttacataaaggAGGCAAATATATTAGTTTTATCACTAATCATCTACTAAAAAGCAGAAATACTATAACTGTTCCTATAGAAAAG gTATATGCAATACAATCGAGAACTGATAAAAGAGGTGTATATAcatcaattaaaatagaacCCTATAAGATGTATTTTTTGATTGATAAACGTGGCAGGTATATAAATGGGGATCTGTTTGATCGTGTGGTTGTATATCAAAAATAG
- the LOC127064913 gene encoding ATP-dependent Clp protease proteolytic subunit, whose amino-acid sequence MLQKINNLLRITGYGQQLSMRYLNFVPVVVEQSGRGERAYDIYSRLLKERIICLMGPITDNVSSVVIAQLLFLQSESSKNPIHMYINSPGGSVTAGLGIYDTMQYVLPPVATWCVGQACSMASLLLAAGAKGMRHSLPNARIMTHQPSGGVSGQATDIQIQAQEILKLKKQINKLYVKHTGLDLEKIERSMERDNFMSPSQAKEFGIIDKVLAHPLQEEEENPSVTTLSEQTVNATIST is encoded by the exons ATgttgcaaaaaataaataacttattACGGATTact gGTTATGGTCAACAACTAAGCATgcgttatttaaattttgtacCTGTCGTAGTTGAACAAAGTGGAAGAGGAGAACGTGCATATGATATTTATTCTCGTCTtttaaaagaacgaataaTATGTCTTATGGGTCcg attacaGATAATGTTTCCTCAGTAGTTATAGctcaattactttttcttcaatcAGAGAGTAGTAAAAATCctattcatatgtatattaattcaCCTGGCGGAAGTGTGACAGCAGGACTGGGTATTTATGATACTATGCAATATGTCCTACCACCTGTTGCAACATGGTGCGTAGGACAAGCTTGTTCAATGGCGAGCTTACTTTTAGCTGCTGGAGCAAAAGGCATGAGACATTCATTACCTAATGCTAGAATTATGACTCATCAACCATCTGGTGGAGTATCTGGTCAAGCTACAGATATTCAAATTCAAGCCCAAGAGAtattaaaacttaaaaaacaaattaataaattatatgtcaAACATACTGGATtggatttagaaaaaatag agCGCAGCATGGAAAGAGATAATTTCATGAGTCCTTCTCAAGCTAAGGAATTTGGAATAATAGATAAGGTACTTGCACATCCTTtacaagaggaagaagaaaatccatCTGTGACAACATTATCAGAGCAAACTGTAAATGCTACTATATCAACttaa
- the LOC127064380 gene encoding uncharacterized protein LOC127064380: protein MKKSFQKRTPTVSKDNIIEKKPFGFCCNKKNLDPRTLYNKRPPPFKGSLTDVVVGSGGPSLKFRIQDVSRLPFPIQRIMSRTRGIPFLGNCKRCRKPLRWYLEDEIALARDIFARERQNQYNFEIDKNVEIAKRKEKWRKDRKAKRKMMGKI from the exons atgaagaaatctTTTCAAAAAAGGACACCGACGGTatcaaaagataatattatcgaGAAGAAACCTTTCGGGTTTTGTtgcaataagaaaaatttagatCCTCGAACTCTTTATAATAAACGACCACCACCTTTTAAAGGCTCTTTGACTGACGTAGTTGTCGGAAGTGGTGGTCCAAGTTTAAAATTTCGTATTCAAGATGTCTCTCGATTACCTTTTCCGATTCAACGTATTATGTCTAGAACAAGGGGTATACCTTTTCTTGGTAATTGCAAACGTTGTCGTAAACCATTGCGTTGGTATTTAGAAGATGAAATCGCACTTGCTCGAGACATTTTTGCTCGAGAAAGACAAAACCAATATAACTtcgaaatagataaaaatgtcGAAATAGCGAAACGTAAAg aaaaatggCGTAAAGATCGTAAGGCAAAACGTAAAATGAtgggaaaaatataa